Proteins from one Leptolyngbya sp. 'hensonii' genomic window:
- a CDS encoding cytochrome c oxidase subunit II, with the protein MNRKTLLTLGGVTIVLALISLWMGQQAYTWFPPQAAAEAQLVDDLFSFLVTLGTFIFLGVVGALTYAVLFQRVGRYDFSDGPPIEGNITLEVVWTAIPIVLVIWIAGYSYQIYDQMSILGPMEHVHMGMATAEAAPLSSADQSVERIEVRSRQWAWEFYYPEQQVTSTELHLPNNRRVKLVLQSADVLHGFFVPAFRVKQDIIPGRVIDFEFTPIREGTYRLRDSQYSGTYFAAMQADVVVESPAAYHQWLTAAAAQTPTAAANPAFEEYNRTTKAAINPGWKTVIPAPPPIVNYSAQDSSAKDKPV; encoded by the coding sequence ATGAACCGGAAAACCCTGTTGACCCTGGGTGGGGTCACGATCGTCCTGGCTCTGATCAGCTTGTGGATGGGCCAGCAAGCCTATACTTGGTTTCCCCCGCAGGCAGCAGCCGAGGCCCAACTGGTTGATGACCTGTTCAGCTTTTTGGTGACCCTGGGCACATTTATCTTCCTGGGGGTGGTAGGGGCACTCACCTATGCCGTCTTGTTCCAGCGGGTCGGTCGGTATGACTTCAGCGATGGTCCCCCGATCGAGGGGAACATCACCCTAGAAGTGGTATGGACGGCCATCCCGATCGTACTGGTGATCTGGATTGCAGGCTACAGCTACCAGATTTATGACCAAATGTCGATTCTCGGTCCCATGGAACATGTTCACATGGGGATGGCAACGGCTGAGGCCGCGCCGCTCTCATCCGCAGACCAGTCGGTGGAGCGGATTGAGGTGCGATCGCGTCAGTGGGCTTGGGAGTTTTACTATCCAGAGCAGCAGGTCACCAGCACCGAACTGCACTTGCCCAATAACCGCCGGGTAAAGCTGGTGCTGCAATCGGCAGATGTGTTGCATGGGTTCTTTGTACCGGCCTTTCGGGTGAAGCAGGACATCATTCCTGGACGAGTGATTGATTTTGAGTTCACCCCAATTCGGGAGGGAACCTATCGGCTGCGTGACTCCCAATATAGTGGGACTTACTTTGCGGCCATGCAAGCTGATGTGGTGGTGGAGTCCCCAGCAGCCTATCATCAATGGTTGACCGCAGCAGCAGCCCAAACGCCAACTGCAGCAGCTAATCCAGCTTTTGAGGAATACAATCGGACCACCAAAGCAGCCATTAATCCAGGCTGGAAAACGGTCATCCCGGCTCCGCCCCCGATCGTTAACTATTCTGCCCAAGATTCCAGTGCAAAGGACAAACCCGTATGA
- the ctaD gene encoding cytochrome c oxidase subunit I, with protein MTDSSLEVIPAQTEQPLPDAPDNWKRFFSFSTDHKVIGIQYIVTSFFFFLVGGIFAMIIRGELITPEADLLDRPVYNAMFTMHGTVMLFLWTFPVLVGLSNYLVPLMIGARDMAFPRLNAAAFWMVPVFGVILMASFLVPGGPSQSGWWAYPPVSLQNPTGNLITGQVLWILAVAISGVSSIMGAINFVTTIVRMRAPGMTWFRMPVFVWTVLSAQIIQLFGLPALTAGAVMLLLDITVGTSFFDPAKGGDPVLFQHFFWFYSHPAVYVIILPVFGIFSEIFPVYARKPLFGYKVVAISSLVITGLSGLVWVHHMFASGTPGWMRMLFMFSTMLISVPTGIKVFAWVATIWGGKLRLDTPMLFGLGGMVMFVFAGITGIMLASVPIDIHVNNTYFVVGHFHYVIYGAVVMGVYAAFYHWFPKMTGRMYSEGLGKLHFVLTLIGTNLNFFPMHPLGLQGMPRRVASYDPEFAFWNVLASLGAFLLGMSTLPFILNMIGSWVQGKPAPGNPWRAIGLEWLVSSPPPVENFEEIPVVVAEPYGYGKQEPLIATDVHSLEASS; from the coding sequence ATGACTGACTCTTCTCTGGAAGTGATCCCGGCTCAGACTGAGCAACCGCTTCCCGACGCGCCGGACAACTGGAAACGCTTCTTCAGCTTCAGCACGGATCACAAAGTCATTGGCATTCAATACATCGTCACCTCCTTTTTCTTCTTTTTGGTGGGGGGTATCTTTGCCATGATTATCCGGGGCGAACTAATTACGCCAGAAGCCGATTTGCTCGATCGGCCCGTCTACAATGCCATGTTCACCATGCATGGAACCGTGATGTTGTTCCTCTGGACCTTTCCGGTGCTGGTTGGGTTGAGCAACTATCTGGTCCCCCTAATGATCGGGGCGCGGGATATGGCCTTTCCCCGATTGAATGCGGCGGCCTTCTGGATGGTGCCCGTGTTTGGGGTCATCCTGATGGCGAGTTTCCTAGTCCCTGGTGGGCCATCCCAGTCGGGTTGGTGGGCCTATCCTCCGGTCAGTTTGCAAAATCCCACCGGCAACCTGATTACGGGACAGGTGTTGTGGATTTTGGCGGTGGCCATTTCTGGTGTGTCGTCTATTATGGGGGCCATCAATTTTGTGACGACGATCGTCCGCATGCGCGCCCCCGGCATGACCTGGTTCCGGATGCCCGTCTTTGTCTGGACGGTGCTGAGTGCCCAGATAATTCAACTGTTCGGCCTGCCCGCCCTGACTGCCGGAGCGGTCATGCTGCTGTTGGATATTACGGTCGGCACCAGTTTCTTTGATCCGGCCAAGGGGGGCGACCCGGTGCTGTTTCAGCACTTTTTCTGGTTTTACTCCCACCCGGCAGTTTATGTGATCATTCTGCCGGTATTTGGCATTTTTTCGGAAATTTTCCCTGTTTATGCCCGTAAGCCCCTCTTTGGCTACAAAGTAGTGGCGATCTCATCGCTTGTGATCACGGGCCTGAGTGGTCTGGTGTGGGTGCATCACATGTTTGCCAGCGGTACCCCTGGCTGGATGCGGATGCTGTTTATGTTTTCCACCATGTTGATTTCGGTGCCCACCGGAATTAAGGTCTTTGCCTGGGTGGCCACGATTTGGGGGGGGAAATTACGGCTGGATACCCCCATGCTCTTTGGGCTCGGGGGCATGGTCATGTTTGTTTTTGCCGGAATTACGGGCATTATGTTGGCCTCAGTTCCCATTGATATTCATGTGAACAATACCTACTTTGTCGTTGGGCATTTTCACTATGTCATCTATGGGGCAGTGGTCATGGGGGTCTATGCTGCCTTCTACCACTGGTTCCCCAAAATGACTGGGCGCATGTACTCCGAGGGCCTGGGTAAGCTGCACTTTGTCCTCACCTTGATTGGGACGAACCTCAATTTCTTCCCCATGCATCCCCTGGGGCTGCAGGGCATGCCTCGGCGGGTGGCTTCCTATGATCCAGAGTTTGCCTTCTGGAATGTGCTGGCCAGCCTGGGGGCATTCCTTCTGGGCATGTCTACCCTACCGTTTATTTTGAATATGATCGGCTCTTGGGTACAGGGTAAACCAGCTCCAGGGAATCCCTGGCGGGCGATCGGGCTGGAATGGCTCGTTTCCTCCCCCCCCCCGGTTGAGAACTTTGAAGAGATTCCTGTGGTTGTAGCGGAACCCTACGGCTACGGCAAGCAGGAGCCCTTAATTGCCACAGATGTTCATTCCCTGGAGGCCAGCTCATGA
- a CDS encoding heme-copper oxidase subunit III produces the protein MSSANFDPSLDAHAPGHGADHHLEEAGNSLFGFIVFLLSESVIFLSFFAGYIVYKTTTPDWLPAGISGLDIRDPAINTVVLVSSSFVIYIAERFLHRNQLWGFRLFWLTTMAMGSYFLYGQAVEWQSLKFGFTSGVFGGTFYLLTGFHGLHVLTGILLQAIMLIRSFLPGNYDAGQVGVEATSLFWHFVDVIWIILFILIYIWQ, from the coding sequence ATGAGCAGCGCGAATTTTGATCCCTCCCTGGATGCCCATGCGCCTGGTCATGGGGCAGATCATCACCTGGAGGAGGCCGGAAATAGCCTGTTTGGCTTTATCGTCTTTCTTCTATCCGAGAGCGTCATCTTTCTCAGCTTCTTTGCAGGCTATATCGTCTACAAAACCACGACACCCGATTGGTTGCCCGCAGGAATTTCTGGGTTGGACATCCGCGATCCTGCGATTAATACCGTCGTGCTGGTCTCCAGTAGTTTTGTCATTTACATTGCGGAGCGCTTTCTCCACCGAAATCAACTCTGGGGCTTCCGCCTGTTCTGGCTGACCACCATGGCCATGGGGAGTTACTTCCTGTACGGGCAGGCGGTGGAATGGCAGAGTCTTAAGTTTGGGTTTACCTCTGGTGTTTTCGGTGGCACTTTCTACTTGCTGACGGGATTTCACGGCTTGCATGTGCTGACAGGCATTCTTCTGCAGGCCATTATGTTGATCCGATCGTTTCTCCCCGGTAACTATGACGCTGGTCAGGTGGGAGTGGAAGCAACATCCCTGTTCTGGCACTTTGTGGATGTCATCTGGATTATCCTGTTCATCTTGATTTATATCTGGCAGTGA
- a CDS encoding GMC family oxidoreductase, translated as MIIDDDRYDLIIIGTGAGGGTLAYKLAPSGKKILILERGDFMPLEEQNRSNVDVFKKERYHASEQWYDHNGEPFYPQTNYAIGGNTKIYGAVLMRMRERDFASVPHQEGVSPEWCLTYNDFEPYYTEAEHLYKVHGQATADPTEPPHSADYPYPAVEHEAQVQEVVSAIAQQGLHPTPLPVGLTRQEDDPTNDAEVSGIAPALKYSNVTLKTQTQVVCLHTNPSGREVKAVEAEVDGKSHLFFGDIVVLACGAINSAALLLRSGNDTCPNGLANQSGLVGRNLMKHRISSVVQLSAPNSGQFQRSVSVNDFYWGEKDFPYPMGHIQNTGGLLQDIIFAESPPVLSVLAKVMPGFGLKQLATHSIGWWVQTEDLPDPNNRVWVEKNKLYLNYTPNNTEAHDRLVYRWIEVLKGVEKNMKQSVLQRSGLHPNGEVPIQVVANQCGTCRFGPDPATSVLDPFCRTHAVDNLYVVDGSFFPSHAAVSPALTIMANALRVGDHLLDRLGA; from the coding sequence ATGATCATCGACGACGATCGCTACGACCTCATCATCATTGGCACGGGGGCAGGCGGGGGAACCCTGGCCTATAAACTGGCCCCCAGTGGGAAAAAGATTTTGATTCTGGAGCGGGGGGATTTCATGCCCCTGGAGGAGCAAAATCGTAGCAATGTCGATGTGTTTAAGAAAGAGCGGTATCACGCCTCAGAGCAGTGGTATGACCACAATGGAGAGCCTTTTTATCCCCAGACCAATTATGCGATTGGGGGCAATACCAAAATTTATGGCGCAGTCTTAATGCGCATGCGCGAACGAGATTTTGCGTCTGTGCCCCATCAAGAGGGGGTTTCGCCGGAATGGTGTCTCACCTATAACGACTTTGAGCCTTACTACACCGAGGCTGAACACCTGTACAAGGTCCATGGGCAGGCAACTGCCGATCCCACAGAGCCCCCCCATAGTGCTGACTACCCCTACCCAGCCGTGGAGCATGAGGCCCAGGTGCAGGAGGTGGTATCTGCGATCGCCCAGCAGGGTCTACATCCAACCCCCTTACCTGTGGGACTGACCCGCCAGGAGGATGACCCCACCAATGATGCGGAAGTGAGTGGGATTGCTCCGGCTTTGAAATATTCCAACGTCACCCTGAAAACCCAGACGCAGGTGGTTTGTCTGCACACCAATCCGTCTGGACGGGAGGTGAAAGCGGTGGAGGCTGAAGTGGATGGCAAATCCCATCTGTTTTTCGGGGATATTGTCGTGCTGGCCTGTGGGGCGATTAACTCGGCGGCCCTGCTGCTGCGATCGGGGAACGATACCTGTCCCAATGGGCTGGCCAATCAGTCTGGGCTGGTTGGGCGCAATCTGATGAAGCATCGGATTTCCTCGGTGGTGCAGCTCAGTGCCCCCAATTCGGGTCAGTTTCAACGCAGTGTCAGCGTCAATGATTTCTATTGGGGTGAAAAAGATTTTCCTTACCCCATGGGCCATATCCAAAATACCGGGGGATTGTTGCAAGATATTATCTTTGCCGAATCACCGCCGGTACTCTCTGTGTTGGCCAAGGTGATGCCCGGTTTTGGGCTGAAGCAATTGGCCACCCATTCGATCGGCTGGTGGGTCCAAACGGAAGACTTGCCCGATCCCAATAACCGGGTGTGGGTGGAAAAAAATAAGTTGTACCTGAATTACACCCCTAACAATACGGAAGCCCACGATCGGCTGGTTTATCGCTGGATCGAGGTGCTGAAAGGGGTCGAGAAAAACATGAAACAATCTGTTTTGCAGCGGAGCGGCCTTCATCCCAATGGGGAAGTTCCGATCCAAGTGGTGGCTAACCAATGTGGCACCTGTCGCTTTGGTCCCGATCCGGCCACATCCGTTCTGGATCCTTTCTGCCGCACCCACGCGGTGGACAATCTGTATGTCGTGGATGGGAGTTTCTTTCCTTCTCATGCAGCGGTCAGTCCGGCGCTGACCATTATGGCCAATGCGCTGCGGGTGGGGGACCATCTCCTTGATCGCTTGGGGGCTTGA
- a CDS encoding folylpolyglutamate synthase/dihydrofolate synthase family protein: MYTLTDVDTWLGRFAQFGVELGLERIEHLLAALGNPHREVPVIHVAGTNGKGSVCAYLSAILTQAGYRVGRYTSPHLVDWYERICLNEKPIGAKQLFPLLAQVEAAIDPDSPSPTQFEVITAAAWLYFAQRHVDVAVMEVGLGGRLDATNVCDRPLVSIITSIGWDHWQRLGSTLGEIAAEKAGILKPGCPAVVGSLPPEAETVIRQRIDALACPATWPEAAVEMGRWEKEIQRLESTDVAWDKTLPIAEFHGIQYPLPLHGKVQLMNSALAISALLILRNQGWDIPNHDIADGMAKAHWPGRLEYNTWHQHPLLIDGAHNRPSATVLREFIDSRMLVGQPVRWVMGMLSTKDHAGILEELLRPGDALYLVPVPDHSSADLSELVTLAHEVCPTLSHCQAYPDLNAGLTAACDRPNARSFQQHPVVLCGSLYLIGSFLRQQRASA, from the coding sequence GTGTATACCCTGACAGATGTTGACACCTGGTTAGGTCGCTTTGCCCAGTTTGGGGTTGAACTGGGTCTGGAACGGATTGAGCACCTGCTGGCTGCCCTGGGAAATCCCCATAGAGAGGTGCCAGTGATTCATGTTGCGGGCACCAATGGGAAGGGGTCCGTTTGCGCCTACCTGTCCGCTATCCTGACTCAGGCTGGTTATCGGGTTGGTCGCTACACCTCTCCCCATCTGGTGGACTGGTATGAGCGCATCTGTCTGAATGAGAAACCGATTGGGGCCAAACAACTGTTTCCCCTGCTGGCGCAAGTTGAAGCAGCCATTGACCCAGACAGTCCATCTCCCACCCAGTTTGAGGTAATCACGGCAGCAGCCTGGCTTTACTTTGCCCAGCGCCATGTGGATGTGGCGGTGATGGAAGTCGGTCTGGGGGGACGGTTGGATGCAACCAATGTGTGCGATCGGCCTCTGGTCAGTATCATTACCTCGATCGGCTGGGATCATTGGCAGCGCCTGGGTTCCACCCTGGGTGAAATAGCCGCAGAGAAAGCCGGGATTCTAAAGCCCGGCTGTCCAGCCGTGGTTGGCTCTTTGCCCCCGGAGGCAGAAACGGTGATTCGTCAGCGCATTGATGCGCTGGCTTGCCCCGCAACCTGGCCGGAAGCAGCCGTGGAAATGGGCCGCTGGGAGAAGGAAATCCAGCGGCTCGAAAGTACGGATGTCGCCTGGGACAAAACCCTGCCGATCGCAGAATTTCACGGTATCCAGTATCCCTTGCCCCTGCATGGCAAGGTGCAGTTGATGAACTCGGCCCTGGCAATTTCTGCCCTGCTGATCCTGCGGAATCAGGGATGGGATATTCCCAACCACGACATTGCAGATGGCATGGCCAAAGCCCACTGGCCCGGTCGGCTGGAATACAACACCTGGCATCAGCATCCCCTGTTGATCGATGGGGCACATAACCGCCCCTCCGCTACAGTTCTGCGCGAGTTTATTGATAGCCGGATGTTGGTGGGACAGCCAGTGCGCTGGGTGATGGGGATGCTATCCACGAAAGACCATGCCGGAATTTTAGAGGAATTACTCCGTCCCGGAGATGCCCTGTACCTGGTCCCTGTTCCCGATCACAGTTCTGCCGATCTGAGCGAGCTGGTCACCCTGGCCCATGAGGTCTGCCCCACCCTGAGCCACTGTCAGGCTTATCCGGATTTGAATGCCGGATTGACAGCCGCCTGCGATCGCCCGAATGCGCGCTCTTTCCAACAGCATCCTGTGGTTCTCTGTGGCTCTCTCTATTTAATTGGCAGTTTCTTGCGCCAACAGCGGGCCAGTGCATAG
- a CDS encoding Tic20 family protein, with protein sequence MTWRGSSTPQDRFFACLPYLLPLIEGLVFGTFLVQQFPVLGIIFLPLLPLIQLYGSIPFAGLVVFFALFLLVVRNEGISHFIRFNTMQAILFDIILILCLYIAQWILRPVFAGGFVTQTLFSVVFLGNLAAIGYSIFQTVLGRYAEIPPISDAVHMQVR encoded by the coding sequence ATGACCTGGCGTGGATCCTCAACCCCTCAAGATCGGTTTTTTGCCTGTCTCCCCTACTTGCTTCCCCTGATTGAGGGATTGGTTTTTGGTACCTTTCTCGTGCAGCAATTTCCGGTTTTGGGCATTATTTTCCTGCCCCTCCTGCCTCTGATTCAACTTTATGGCAGTATTCCCTTTGCTGGGTTGGTCGTCTTTTTTGCCCTGTTTCTCCTGGTGGTCCGCAACGAGGGCATCAGCCATTTTATTCGCTTCAACACCATGCAAGCGATCCTGTTCGATATCATTCTGATTCTCTGCCTTTACATTGCCCAGTGGATTTTGCGGCCCGTGTTTGCAGGGGGATTTGTGACCCAGACCCTGTTTAGCGTGGTGTTTCTCGGCAACCTGGCGGCGATCGGCTACTCCATCTTCCAGACTGTACTGGGCCGGTATGCAGAGATCCCACCGATTTCGGATGCCGTTCACATGCAGGTCAGATAA
- a CDS encoding fumarylacetoacetate hydrolase family protein — protein MAQRYVRVQTLQGEVYYGLLQLSRSIQVLDAPPWLKGQPTGLEIEPEQYRLLAPCSPSKIVAIGRNYKAHAAELGHDLPSEPLLFLKPPTAVIATGSEIIYPPQSERVDYEGELALVIGEACTDCPPEETHSKIWGYTIANDVTARDLQRRDGQWTRAKGFNTFCPLGPWIVRELAPAAQLQTYLNDGEEPVQSAAIDQMVFPPDMLVSYISQVMTLLPGDVILTGTPEGVGPLAVGDRIRIEIEGIGCLENTVISR, from the coding sequence ATGGCTCAGCGTTATGTTCGAGTGCAGACGCTTCAGGGTGAGGTTTACTATGGTCTACTGCAACTCAGTCGGAGCATTCAAGTTCTGGATGCCCCACCCTGGTTGAAAGGCCAGCCGACGGGGTTAGAGATAGAACCGGAACAATATCGCTTGTTGGCTCCCTGTTCACCCTCTAAAATTGTCGCCATCGGTCGGAACTATAAGGCTCATGCCGCAGAATTGGGCCATGATCTCCCCTCGGAACCCTTACTCTTTCTCAAGCCCCCAACAGCAGTCATTGCGACAGGGTCAGAGATCATTTATCCTCCCCAGTCTGAGCGGGTGGATTATGAGGGAGAGCTGGCTCTGGTGATTGGGGAAGCCTGTACGGATTGCCCCCCGGAGGAAACCCACAGCAAGATCTGGGGGTATACGATCGCCAATGATGTGACCGCCAGGGATCTGCAACGGCGGGATGGACAGTGGACTCGGGCTAAGGGCTTCAACACCTTTTGTCCCCTGGGTCCATGGATTGTGCGGGAACTGGCTCCTGCCGCCCAGCTTCAGACCTATCTGAATGATGGGGAAGAACCAGTCCAGTCTGCTGCGATCGACCAGATGGTGTTCCCTCCCGATATGCTGGTCTCTTACATCAGCCAGGTGATGACCCTGCTGCCAGGAGATGTGATTCTCACGGGCACCCCAGAAGGGGTGGGTCCCCTAGCGGTGGGCGATCGGATCCGGATCGAGATTGAAGGAATTGGCTGCTTGGAAAATACCGTGATTAGCCGATAG
- the rpsF gene encoding 30S ribosomal protein S6, protein MTTTFMYETMYILRPDLSEEQVDQAITKYQTLLREQGSELLETQHRGKRRLAYELKKHREGIYVQMNFKGEGKVIAAMERAMRLSEEVIRYLTVKQEIPAEEEPISAEE, encoded by the coding sequence ATGACGACTACGTTTATGTACGAGACCATGTATATCCTGCGTCCAGACCTGAGCGAAGAGCAGGTGGATCAGGCGATCACCAAGTATCAAACTTTGCTGCGAGAGCAGGGTTCTGAACTCCTGGAAACTCAACATCGGGGCAAACGGCGGCTGGCCTACGAGTTGAAGAAACATCGGGAAGGCATTTATGTGCAAATGAATTTTAAGGGTGAAGGTAAGGTGATTGCTGCGATGGAGCGAGCAATGCGCCTGAGCGAGGAAGTGATTCGGTATTTGACAGTCAAGCAAGAAATTCCTGCAGAAGAGGAGCCGATCTCGGCTGAAGAATAG
- a CDS encoding Npun_F5560 family protein: protein MTRTDNPTLQALQAEVFRLREELQVRDQLVQQLSQELFRLVKGNTAFMPEPALSESHAEELRVLREQLQGVEQQVAFYQEQITSRDTEIYQLRQSVQELTDRSRMLEQVVQELPRVYKQKFAERMAPVKQKVALLQQENRRLHSELQSVSYRLAVRSRHVSRVDLPNFPRSGEPILPNFGT from the coding sequence GTGACTCGAACCGACAACCCAACCCTCCAGGCGTTACAAGCCGAGGTCTTTCGTTTACGAGAAGAATTGCAAGTCCGCGATCAACTGGTGCAGCAACTCTCTCAGGAGTTGTTTCGCTTGGTTAAGGGCAATACGGCCTTTATGCCTGAGCCAGCCCTTTCTGAAAGCCACGCCGAGGAACTGCGGGTTTTGAGGGAGCAATTGCAGGGGGTGGAACAGCAGGTCGCTTTTTATCAGGAACAGATCACCAGTCGGGATACGGAAATCTACCAGCTTCGTCAGTCGGTCCAGGAACTGACCGATCGCTCTCGGATGCTGGAACAGGTTGTGCAGGAATTACCCAGGGTCTACAAACAGAAATTTGCCGAACGGATGGCCCCCGTTAAGCAAAAGGTGGCCCTGTTGCAACAGGAGAATCGTCGGCTCCATTCCGAATTGCAGAGTGTCAGCTATCGTCTGGCCGTGCGGAGTCGTCATGTCAGCCGGGTAGACCTGCCCAACTTCCCTCGATCGGGGGAGCCAATTCTGCCTAATTTTGGCACCTGA
- a CDS encoding DedA family protein, giving the protein MALEFLTAETVEQIAQDYGYWAVFAGILLENLGLPLPGETITLAGGFLAGSGQLDYWFVWGSAAAGAALGGNFGYWIGRLGGWPLLVRIGQVFRFRETQLIDLREKFSRNAGRTVFVGRFIALLRIFASPLAGIAGMPYLRFTLYNLTGALAWASIMVTLAFFAGRLISLEQLITWVSQFAVLALAIAIGVIVVPFWLETRQTREASSGEGEG; this is encoded by the coding sequence ATGGCGCTTGAGTTCCTGACAGCTGAAACCGTTGAGCAGATTGCTCAGGATTACGGGTACTGGGCTGTGTTTGCTGGTATTTTGCTGGAAAACTTGGGCTTACCGTTGCCAGGAGAAACCATTACCCTAGCGGGTGGATTTCTGGCCGGGAGTGGTCAACTCGATTACTGGTTTGTCTGGGGAAGTGCTGCTGCCGGAGCTGCCCTGGGCGGGAATTTTGGCTACTGGATTGGCCGCCTAGGTGGATGGCCTCTGCTGGTCCGGATCGGTCAGGTGTTCCGTTTCCGGGAAACACAATTGATAGACCTGCGGGAGAAATTCAGTCGCAATGCCGGTCGCACCGTATTTGTCGGTCGCTTCATCGCCCTGTTGCGGATCTTTGCCAGTCCCCTGGCTGGTATTGCGGGCATGCCCTATCTTCGCTTTACCCTTTACAACCTGACCGGAGCGTTGGCCTGGGCTTCTATCATGGTTACCCTAGCCTTCTTTGCTGGTCGGCTCATCTCCCTGGAACAGTTGATTACCTGGGTCAGCCAGTTTGCGGTTCTGGCGCTGGCGATCGCGATCGGGGTGATTGTGGTGCCTTTCTGGCTGGAGACCCGTCAGACTCGGGAAGCCTCCTCTGGTGAAGGTGAGGGTTAA